Proteins co-encoded in one Timaviella obliquedivisa GSE-PSE-MK23-08B genomic window:
- a CDS encoding ArsB/NhaD family transporter has product MENWQAVIAAATFLCVIVLVMTEWVHLTIAAFLGALFLVFTHVMTLEEAIGYIGNSYGTIALFFGVMVLVRAFQPTQVFEYLATQIVLLAKGEGKRLLLGIVAITTPICAILPNATTVMLLAPLIPPMAQEIGVNFVPLLILMVFVANSAGLLTLVGDPATYIVGDAINISFVDYLQRLSLGGVVAIATILLMLPYLFPQIWSMKLPNLDHLPHPTINHPRVLLLGAGIVAFVLTFFVVGESLPVPVSPAAVALMGAALALLLAHHSKIDTVNHILRDVDWSTLLFFMCIFVLIGGLNKTGIIAQMSGVLAIALGQNILLGSMALLFFVGILSSVIPNIPLVVAMVPLLKQYLVSVGLVGAEVLEKGFDGQYPPEVLPLFYAMMFGATLGGNGTLVGASSNIVAAGIAEQHDRRISFKTFLHYGLPVMIMQLITAAIYVLVRFLI; this is encoded by the coding sequence TTGGAAAATTGGCAAGCAGTTATTGCAGCCGCAACATTTTTGTGCGTCATCGTTTTAGTGATGACTGAATGGGTTCATCTCACCATTGCCGCTTTCTTAGGGGCATTGTTTTTGGTGTTCACTCACGTGATGACCCTGGAAGAAGCGATCGGCTACATCGGCAATAGTTATGGCACGATCGCGCTATTTTTTGGCGTAATGGTGCTAGTCCGTGCTTTTCAACCCACCCAAGTTTTTGAATATTTAGCGACGCAAATTGTTTTGTTGGCTAAAGGAGAAGGCAAGCGTTTGTTGCTAGGAATTGTGGCAATTACTACGCCCATTTGTGCTATTTTGCCCAACGCCACTACCGTCATGCTGCTAGCTCCGCTCATTCCTCCGATGGCACAAGAAATTGGCGTGAACTTTGTGCCGTTGCTGATCCTGATGGTGTTTGTCGCTAACAGTGCGGGGCTATTGACCCTGGTGGGCGATCCGGCAACCTACATTGTGGGTGATGCCATCAACATTAGCTTTGTCGATTATCTACAGCGCCTAAGTTTAGGAGGTGTCGTAGCGATCGCCACTATTTTGCTCATGCTCCCCTACTTATTTCCCCAAATCTGGAGCATGAAGCTGCCTAACCTCGATCATCTGCCACACCCTACCATTAACCATCCGCGCGTTCTGCTATTAGGAGCCGGAATCGTTGCTTTTGTCCTTACCTTTTTTGTGGTGGGCGAGTCATTGCCTGTGCCTGTCTCTCCCGCTGCGGTCGCACTGATGGGCGCAGCATTGGCGCTCTTACTGGCACATCACAGTAAAATCGACACCGTGAATCATATTTTGCGAGATGTCGATTGGAGCACGTTACTGTTTTTCATGTGTATTTTTGTTCTCATTGGCGGACTCAACAAAACAGGCATCATTGCGCAAATGTCAGGTGTTTTGGCGATCGCCCTCGGTCAAAATATTCTACTTGGCTCAATGGCACTTTTATTCTTCGTAGGCATTCTTTCAAGCGTTATCCCTAACATCCCGCTAGTAGTAGCAATGGTTCCCTTGCTCAAGCAATACTTGGTCAGCGTTGGACTAGTTGGCGCAGAAGTTTTAGAAAAAGGATTTGATGGGCAATATCCCCCAGAAGTTTTACCCCTGTTTTACGCCATGATGTTTGGCGCAACGCTAGGCGGTAACGGCACGTTAGTAGGTGCATCTTCTAACATCGTTGCTGCCGGAATTGCTGAGCAACACGATCGCCGCATTTCGTTCAAAACTTTTCTGCACTATGGCTTGCCCGTCATGATTATGCAGCTAATTACGGCAGCGATCTATGTGTTAGTTCGATTCTTGATCTAG
- the crtH gene encoding carotene isomerase gives MTVVSRPSSTAPLKSQIYDVIVIGSGIGGLVTATQLAAKGAHVLVLERYLIPGGSAGYFEREGYRFDVGASMIFGFGDRGTTNLLTRALEAVHVNIETIPDPVQIHYHLPQNLELKVHRDYEKFLQELSHHFPHEQEGIRQFYDECWKVFNCLNVMELLSLEELGYLTRIFFQRPAACLGLVKYLPQNAGDIARRFIKDPNLLKFIDMECYCWSVVPADRTPMINAGMVFSDRHYGGINYPKGGVGQIAQKLVEGLEKAGSHIQYKARVTHIIREQGKAIGVKLASGQEYRARRIVSNATRWDTFEKLIPKSEMPMAEQKWQQRYQKSPSFFSLHLGVKAEVLPPGTECHHILLEDWSKLEAALGTLFVSIPTLLDSDLAPPGHHIIHAFTPDWIEHWQNLSPTDYKAKKETIAQQIIDRLEKIFPGLSAGIDYQEAGTPRTHRRFLGRDDGTYGPIPSRKLWGLLGMPFNRTSIPGLYCVGDSTFPGQGLNAVAFSGFACAHRVAVDLGL, from the coding sequence ATGACAGTTGTTTCTCGTCCCTCTTCTACTGCACCGTTAAAATCTCAGATCTATGATGTGATTGTTATTGGGTCAGGCATTGGTGGACTTGTGACGGCAACCCAACTCGCAGCAAAGGGTGCCCATGTGTTGGTTTTAGAGCGCTACTTAATTCCGGGCGGCAGTGCTGGATATTTTGAGCGCGAGGGCTATCGTTTTGATGTGGGCGCTTCGATGATTTTTGGCTTTGGCGATCGCGGCACCACCAATCTCCTTACCCGTGCCCTAGAAGCAGTTCACGTCAATATTGAAACCATCCCCGACCCTGTACAAATTCACTACCATTTACCGCAAAATTTAGAGCTGAAGGTTCACCGAGATTATGAGAAATTTTTGCAAGAGCTAAGCCATCATTTTCCCCATGAGCAAGAAGGAATTCGGCAGTTTTATGACGAATGCTGGAAGGTGTTTAATTGCCTGAATGTAATGGAACTGCTGTCGTTGGAAGAACTGGGCTATTTGACGCGCATCTTTTTTCAGCGTCCTGCCGCCTGTCTGGGGTTGGTCAAATATTTGCCTCAAAACGCTGGAGATATTGCCCGACGCTTTATTAAAGACCCCAACCTCCTGAAATTTATTGACATGGAATGCTACTGCTGGTCGGTCGTGCCAGCCGATCGCACACCGATGATTAATGCAGGAATGGTGTTTAGCGATCGCCATTATGGGGGCATTAACTATCCCAAAGGCGGCGTTGGACAAATTGCCCAGAAGCTTGTAGAGGGGCTAGAAAAAGCAGGCAGTCACATTCAATACAAAGCCAGAGTGACCCATATTATCCGGGAACAAGGGAAAGCGATCGGGGTGAAGTTGGCTTCTGGGCAAGAGTATCGCGCGCGACGAATTGTCTCTAATGCGACCCGCTGGGATACCTTTGAAAAGCTCATACCCAAATCTGAAATGCCCATGGCGGAGCAGAAATGGCAGCAGCGGTACCAAAAATCGCCTAGTTTCTTCAGTTTGCATTTAGGCGTTAAAGCTGAAGTGTTGCCGCCAGGAACTGAGTGTCACCACATTTTGTTAGAAGATTGGTCAAAGTTAGAGGCAGCACTAGGCACGCTTTTCGTGTCTATTCCTACTTTGCTTGATTCTGATCTTGCGCCGCCAGGTCACCATATTATTCACGCCTTCACTCCGGATTGGATAGAACATTGGCAGAATTTATCACCCACCGATTATAAAGCCAAAAAAGAAACCATAGCTCAGCAAATCATCGATCGCCTCGAAAAAATATTTCCTGGTTTATCTGCTGGAATAGACTACCAGGAAGCAGGTACACCTCGCACTCACAGGCGATTTCTAGGGCGGGATGACGGCACGTATGGTCCTATTCCTTCTCGCAAGCTGTGGGGATTGTTAGGAATGCCGTTCAACCGTACCTCAATTCCAGGGCTGTACTGTGTTGGAGATAGCACCTTTCCAGGACAAGGTTTAAATGCGGTAGCATTTTCAGGATTTGCTTGCGCTCACCGGGTTGCAGTGGATCTAGGTCTATGA
- a CDS encoding nucleoside hydrolase has translation MKKIIIDCDPGVDDAIALLLAFASPELEILGIVTVAGNVSLPFTEQNARKICELAKRNDIKVYAGCPRPILRSLETARHVHGETGLQGVELPEPQMPLQSQHGIEFLIETLLQASQPITLATLGPLTNLAIALIQAPQIIPKIQEVVLMGGSTSQGNVTASAEFNLYVDPHAAHIVFTSGLPLTMIGLNVTHKVLTTPERLQQIRAIATPVSAAAAAMLAHYGAYDIEKYGMLGSPLHDPCVIAYLVQPELFEGRNLHVAIEITSELTMGRSIVDLWRSGQQAPNAHVIQQANDEGFYSLLIQRLSEL, from the coding sequence ATGAAAAAAATCATTATTGACTGTGACCCAGGCGTTGATGATGCGATCGCTCTTCTATTAGCCTTTGCATCCCCTGAGTTAGAAATTTTGGGTATCGTTACTGTTGCTGGTAATGTTTCATTACCGTTCACTGAACAAAATGCTCGAAAAATTTGCGAGTTAGCTAAACGCAATGATATCAAGGTCTACGCAGGTTGCCCTCGCCCGATTCTGCGATCGCTAGAAACTGCTCGACACGTCCACGGTGAGACAGGATTGCAAGGCGTAGAATTGCCAGAACCACAGATGCCTCTGCAATCTCAGCATGGCATAGAGTTTTTGATTGAAACTTTGCTGCAAGCTTCACAGCCCATTACGCTGGCAACGTTAGGCCCTTTAACAAATTTAGCGATCGCCCTCATTCAAGCGCCACAAATCATCCCTAAAATTCAAGAAGTTGTTCTTATGGGCGGCTCCACTAGCCAAGGAAACGTGACTGCCTCAGCAGAGTTTAACTTGTATGTTGATCCTCATGCCGCCCATATTGTCTTCACCAGCGGCTTACCGCTAACCATGATTGGGTTAAATGTAACTCACAAAGTGCTGACCACTCCTGAACGATTGCAGCAGATTCGGGCGATCGCCACTCCTGTGAGCGCTGCTGCTGCCGCAATGTTGGCTCATTATGGCGCTTACGATATTGAAAAATATGGAATGCTAGGAAGTCCGCTCCATGACCCTTGCGTGATTGCTTATTTAGTCCAACCAGAATTATTTGAAGGGCGCAATTTGCACGTTGCGATCGAAATAACGAGCGAATTAACGATGGGGCGATCGATTGTAGATTTGTGGCGATCGGGGCAACAAGCGCCCAATGCTCATGTTATTCAACAGGCAAATGATGAAGGATTCTACAGCCTACTCATTCAGCGATTGTCAGAATTATAA
- a CDS encoding AGE family epimerase/isomerase gives MNDNFQQLAALYKNTLLNNVIPFWEKHSVDWEQGGYFTCLDRQGKVYDTDKFIWLQNRQVWIFSMLYNQVEAREDWLKIAENGAHFLAKNGRDGEGNWYFSLTREGEPLVQPYNIFSDCFAAMAFSKYAIASGEDWAKEVALQAYRNVLRRKDNPKGTYNKAYPGTRPVKSLAVPMILANLSLEMDWLLPPEQLAQILDATVREVMNDFLDQERKLMYENVSLDGSHLDSFEGRLINPGHGIEAMWFIMDIADRQHDTQTINQAVDVVINTLNFAWDQKHGGLYYFMDAEGHPPQQLEWDQKLWWVHLESLVALAIGLRLTRRADCWEWYQKMHEYTWSHFADTEQDEWFGYLNRQGEVLLNLKGGKWKGCFHVPRALYLCWQQFEAISGR, from the coding sequence ATGAATGATAACTTTCAACAACTGGCTGCACTGTATAAAAATACATTACTCAATAACGTCATTCCCTTTTGGGAAAAACACTCTGTTGACTGGGAGCAAGGTGGATACTTTACTTGTCTCGATCGCCAAGGCAAAGTCTACGACACCGATAAATTTATCTGGTTACAAAATCGCCAAGTCTGGATTTTTTCCATGCTTTATAACCAAGTAGAAGCGAGAGAAGACTGGCTAAAAATTGCTGAAAATGGCGCTCATTTTTTGGCTAAAAATGGACGAGATGGAGAAGGTAATTGGTATTTTTCTTTGACCCGCGAGGGTGAGCCGCTGGTGCAGCCCTACAACATTTTCTCTGACTGCTTTGCGGCGATGGCATTTAGCAAGTATGCCATTGCTTCTGGCGAAGATTGGGCTAAAGAGGTTGCATTACAGGCTTACCGCAATGTTTTACGTCGTAAAGACAACCCCAAGGGCACCTATAACAAAGCTTATCCAGGTACGCGCCCTGTGAAGTCTTTGGCGGTGCCAATGATTTTAGCAAACTTATCTTTAGAAATGGATTGGTTATTACCTCCCGAACAGTTAGCACAAATTCTAGATGCCACCGTTCGAGAAGTAATGAATGATTTCTTGGATCAAGAGCGGAAATTGATGTATGAAAACGTGTCCCTTGATGGTTCTCATCTAGATTCTTTTGAAGGACGACTAATTAATCCGGGGCATGGTATTGAAGCCATGTGGTTTATTATGGATATTGCCGATCGTCAACATGATACCCAAACCATTAACCAAGCTGTTGATGTAGTGATAAATACCTTAAACTTTGCGTGGGATCAGAAACATGGTGGATTGTATTACTTTATGGATGCAGAAGGGCATCCGCCGCAGCAGTTAGAGTGGGATCAGAAACTGTGGTGGGTGCATTTAGAATCTTTGGTAGCATTGGCGATCGGGCTTCGTTTGACCAGACGAGCGGACTGCTGGGAATGGTATCAAAAAATGCACGAATACACCTGGTCGCACTTTGCAGATACCGAACAGGATGAATGGTTTGGCTATTTAAATCGTCAAGGAGAGGTTTTATTAAATCTTAAGGGAGGAAAATGGAAGGGATGTTTTCATGTGCCACGGGCGCTTTATCTGTGCTGGCAGCAATTTGAGGCAATTTCTGGCAGATAG
- a CDS encoding HAMP domain-containing protein — translation MNVRPGLPLRAVVILPFVLQILTAVGLVGYLSFRNGQRAVNDLSTQLRSEVADRIHLYISNFVALPPRINKTSEEVIRRNFLTLKSLNQVEQYIALQMRLHPTVSYIAYGNSEGKLRGGERKSDGALTLDHSDDITKADYRTYQTDADGDRTQLLETLPEKYDARQRPWYKAAANAGKPIWGNTYLWVNTQELSIPAVHPIYSPDGKLQGVFSTEFLLSNVSKFLQKLKIAKSGKTFVIERSGLLIASSISEKPFRLAFNGKTQERLNVYDSKDALTHAIAKYLLNRFGNYRNIRERQQLEFDFNGDRQLMQIQPFSDGKGLDWLIVVVIPEADFMEQIYENTRSTLWLCLAAATIATVSGIYTSRWITQPILQLSHASRAIAEGDLEQKVMMTRTDELGVLAQSFNQMAVQLKISFEVLEVRVEERTAELNEQRQETERLLLRLLPASIADRLKRSSEIIADSYTEVTVLFADLVDFTAYAHQTSANDTVGLLNQIFSIFDQLAEEYQLEKIKTIGDGYMIAGGLPIPKANHAEAVAEMAIAMQRAVAQFRQPSGEPFQLRVGIHTGAVIAGVIGKKKFTYDLWGDTVNLASRMESRGLPGKIQVSPATYQRLQTQYSLEERGIIEVKGFGAMQTYWLNANLTNGDLKHKL, via the coding sequence ATGAATGTTCGTCCTGGTTTACCTTTGCGCGCGGTCGTCATCCTCCCGTTTGTGCTGCAAATTTTAACGGCGGTGGGTTTGGTTGGCTACCTTTCTTTTCGCAATGGGCAACGTGCTGTGAATGATCTCTCTACTCAACTTCGGAGTGAAGTAGCCGATCGCATTCATTTGTACATCAGCAACTTTGTGGCTTTACCGCCGCGCATTAACAAAACTAGCGAAGAAGTGATTCGGCGAAATTTTCTTACCCTAAAATCGCTCAACCAAGTAGAGCAGTATATTGCCCTGCAAATGAGGCTACATCCTACAGTGAGCTATATTGCGTACGGCAACAGTGAGGGCAAACTGCGGGGCGGCGAACGAAAATCAGATGGAGCGTTAACGCTTGATCATTCTGATGATATTACCAAGGCAGATTATCGAACCTATCAAACAGATGCAGATGGCGATCGCACTCAGCTTTTAGAAACCCTTCCTGAGAAATATGATGCCCGACAGCGCCCTTGGTACAAAGCCGCCGCTAACGCAGGTAAGCCCATTTGGGGCAATACTTATTTGTGGGTCAATACACAGGAGCTAAGTATTCCTGCGGTGCATCCTATCTACAGCCCAGATGGAAAGCTACAGGGAGTTTTTAGTACAGAATTTTTGCTCTCTAATGTCAGTAAGTTTCTACAGAAATTGAAAATTGCTAAGTCTGGTAAAACATTTGTAATTGAGCGCTCCGGATTATTAATTGCAAGTTCCATCTCCGAGAAACCCTTTCGATTGGCTTTTAACGGCAAAACCCAAGAGCGTCTCAATGTTTACGATAGCAAGGATGCACTGACTCATGCCATTGCTAAGTACCTACTGAATAGGTTTGGCAATTACCGAAATATTCGAGAACGCCAGCAACTCGAATTTGACTTTAATGGTGATCGACAACTCATGCAAATTCAGCCTTTTTCAGATGGAAAAGGCTTAGATTGGCTCATTGTAGTGGTTATTCCAGAAGCCGACTTCATGGAACAGATTTATGAAAACACTCGCTCAACCCTTTGGCTATGTTTAGCGGCAGCTACTATTGCGACGGTATCGGGCATTTATACCTCGCGTTGGATTACCCAACCCATTTTGCAGTTGAGCCATGCTAGTCGAGCCATTGCAGAAGGTGACTTAGAACAGAAAGTAATGATGACTCGTACTGATGAATTAGGAGTATTAGCTCAATCGTTTAACCAAATGGCAGTTCAACTAAAGATATCATTTGAAGTACTAGAAGTTCGAGTTGAGGAACGCACGGCGGAACTGAATGAGCAACGTCAAGAAACCGAGCGTTTACTGCTCAGGCTCTTACCCGCATCCATTGCCGATCGCCTCAAACGCAGTTCTGAAATCATTGCTGACAGCTATACCGAAGTAACGGTTCTCTTTGCCGATTTAGTAGACTTTACAGCCTATGCTCATCAAACCTCTGCCAATGATACAGTTGGCTTGCTCAACCAAATCTTTTCAATATTTGACCAACTTGCCGAAGAATATCAGCTCGAAAAAATTAAAACTATCGGGGATGGTTATATGATCGCCGGAGGATTGCCTATCCCCAAAGCCAATCATGCCGAAGCCGTGGCAGAAATGGCGATCGCTATGCAACGCGCGGTTGCTCAGTTTCGTCAACCTTCTGGAGAACCTTTTCAGCTTCGTGTCGGCATCCATACAGGCGCTGTTATCGCGGGAGTCATTGGCAAGAAAAAGTTTACCTATGATCTTTGGGGCGATACAGTAAATCTTGCGAGCCGTATGGAATCACGAGGATTGCCTGGAAAAATTCAAGTTTCGCCTGCCACCTATCAGCGATTACAGACTCAGTATTCTTTAGAGGAGCGAGGCATCATTGAAGTCAAGGGTTTTGGTGCGATGCAGACTTATTGGTTAAACGCTAACCTAACAAATGGCGATCTCAAGCACAAACTTTGA
- a CDS encoding nitrate reductase associated protein: protein MTHFFQFEADFVDSLRCIPMQVRLKLDTCGVKLKLSHWNPLTPTERQALVDAPCTTAVAQDYRSLIHRIVQAHTLELPADLPIDSHPAWLDETVIPESVMEKTEGAIALPQWVALTPLQRFALIKLSRSQHENKNFLPALQEFGLR, encoded by the coding sequence ATGACACACTTCTTTCAATTTGAAGCCGATTTTGTAGATTCTCTTCGCTGTATTCCCATGCAGGTTAGGTTGAAGCTAGACACTTGCGGCGTTAAGCTTAAGCTCTCTCATTGGAACCCGCTAACGCCCACCGAGCGGCAAGCTCTAGTTGATGCACCCTGCACAACCGCAGTAGCGCAGGATTATCGATCGCTGATCCATCGCATTGTTCAAGCCCATACGCTCGAGCTTCCGGCTGATTTGCCCATCGACAGTCACCCGGCATGGCTAGACGAGACAGTTATTCCTGAGAGTGTGATGGAGAAAACCGAAGGGGCGATCGCCTTGCCTCAATGGGTAGCCTTAACCCCGTTACAACGCTTTGCCTTAATTAAGCTCAGCCGTTCCCAGCACGAGAATAAGAACTTTCTGCCTGCTCTTCAAGAATTTGGCTTACGGTAG
- a CDS encoding RNA helicase yields the protein MSNSTPPLDLDTLFPFELDDFQRQAIAALDADRSVVVCAPTGSGKTLIGEYAIYRALSRGKRVLYTTPLKALSNQKLRDFRDRFGDDQVGLLTGDMSHNREAPILVMTTEIFRNMLYGTPIGQVGTSMTNVEAVVLDECHYMNDRQRGTVWEESIIYAPHNIQLVALSATIANSDQLTDWINKVHGSAELVYSDFRPVPLEMSFCSPKGLFPLLNPEGKGINIRLKPKGGRQRGRNEAPSLGYVVSQLQQRDMLPAIYFIFSRKNCDKAVTELNSFSLVNDAEAKTLRTQIDAFLERNPEAARNGHVEALYRGIASHHAGVLPAWKGLIEELFQQGLIKVVFATETLAAGINMPARTTVISSLSKRTDLGHRLLNASEFLQMAGRAGRRGMDKIGYVVTVQTPFEGASEAAYLATSKADPLVSQFTPSYGMVLNLLQTHTLEEAHELIERSFGHYLSTLVLRPQQQAIADLTAELNQQQNQIDAIDPKLLAQYEKLNERLKEERRLLKTLQQQAFDDQTQNLVTSLSFAVAGTILSLKGKNVPVAVPLPSVLIAKTQGSGKFPHLACLGQDNRWYVITLSDVVGLHAEFPRIVQADDLMPPNELSLRPGSVRKGDETTKAIAQQIPQVPLILDLVPEVKAQQARTDAVEAQIQAHPLRQLGDPSFFIKRYKRMTKLQAEIADRQAKLDQYSQRYWQEFLSLMTILQHFNGLNGVIPTDLGQIAAAIRGDNELWLGLALASGEFDNLDPHHLATACAALVTEVSRPDIWTRYAPSPETEAALAGLRGTRRELFKMQRRYQIALPIWLEADWLGLVEQWALGVEWQELCEHTSLDEGDVVRILRRTVDFLSQIPHVPHLPQGLKQNANRAIQLIDRFPVNEAID from the coding sequence GTGAGTAATTCCACCCCACCCCTCGACCTCGATACCCTGTTCCCCTTTGAGTTGGATGACTTCCAGCGACAAGCGATCGCCGCCTTAGATGCCGATCGCTCCGTCGTGGTGTGTGCCCCCACAGGCTCTGGAAAAACCCTCATTGGTGAGTATGCCATCTATCGAGCGCTGTCGCGGGGCAAGCGGGTTTTATATACCACGCCCCTAAAAGCGCTCTCTAACCAAAAGCTAAGAGATTTCCGCGATCGCTTTGGCGACGATCAAGTCGGGCTGCTCACGGGTGATATGTCGCACAACCGAGAAGCGCCGATCTTAGTCATGACGACCGAAATTTTCCGCAACATGCTCTACGGCACCCCAATCGGGCAAGTTGGCACCTCCATGACCAACGTAGAAGCCGTTGTGCTAGATGAATGCCACTACATGAACGATCGCCAGCGCGGTACCGTCTGGGAAGAGTCAATCATTTACGCGCCCCATAACATTCAACTCGTGGCACTTTCCGCCACCATTGCCAACAGTGACCAACTCACCGACTGGATTAACAAAGTCCATGGCTCAGCCGAACTAGTCTACTCCGACTTCCGCCCCGTGCCGCTAGAAATGAGCTTTTGCAGCCCTAAAGGACTCTTTCCCCTGCTTAACCCCGAAGGCAAGGGCATTAATATTCGCCTCAAGCCCAAAGGCGGTAGACAGCGCGGACGCAACGAGGCACCCAGCTTGGGCTATGTGGTTAGCCAACTCCAGCAACGGGATATGCTGCCCGCCATCTATTTTATTTTTAGCCGCAAAAACTGCGATAAGGCAGTCACCGAACTAAATAGCTTTTCCTTGGTCAATGATGCCGAAGCTAAAACTTTGAGAACTCAAATCGACGCATTTTTGGAACGCAACCCTGAAGCTGCTCGGAATGGTCATGTAGAGGCACTCTATCGTGGTATTGCATCTCACCATGCCGGAGTTTTACCTGCTTGGAAAGGGCTGATTGAAGAACTATTTCAGCAAGGACTAATCAAGGTTGTCTTTGCCACCGAAACCTTAGCAGCAGGTATTAATATGCCTGCCCGAACAACCGTCATTTCTAGTTTGTCGAAACGCACCGATCTGGGGCACCGTCTGCTGAATGCCTCCGAATTCTTGCAAATGGCAGGACGCGCTGGACGACGCGGCATGGATAAAATTGGCTATGTCGTCACTGTACAAACGCCTTTTGAAGGCGCATCTGAAGCGGCGTATTTAGCAACCTCCAAAGCCGATCCCTTAGTCAGCCAATTTACACCCAGCTATGGCATGGTGTTGAACTTGCTACAAACCCATACGTTAGAAGAAGCCCATGAACTAATTGAGCGCAGCTTTGGACATTACCTCTCTACTCTGGTTTTACGACCGCAACAACAGGCGATCGCCGATCTGACCGCCGAACTTAATCAGCAACAAAACCAAATCGACGCGATCGATCCGAAGCTTTTAGCTCAGTACGAGAAGCTAAACGAACGGCTTAAAGAAGAGCGTCGCCTATTAAAAACTTTGCAGCAGCAAGCGTTCGATGATCAAACTCAAAATCTTGTCACTTCTTTATCCTTTGCCGTTGCTGGAACCATTCTTAGCCTCAAGGGTAAAAATGTTCCGGTTGCCGTTCCTTTACCCTCAGTTCTAATCGCTAAAACTCAAGGCTCAGGGAAGTTTCCTCACCTGGCTTGTTTAGGTCAAGACAACCGTTGGTATGTCATTACCCTTAGTGATGTCGTTGGTTTGCACGCCGAGTTTCCTCGCATTGTCCAAGCCGATGATTTAATGCCCCCCAATGAGTTATCTCTGCGACCTGGCTCTGTGCGCAAAGGTGATGAAACCACGAAGGCGATCGCCCAGCAGATTCCGCAAGTGCCGCTTATTCTCGATCTTGTCCCCGAAGTTAAGGCACAACAAGCCCGTACCGATGCTGTAGAAGCACAAATTCAAGCCCACCCGCTGCGACAATTAGGTGACCCTAGCTTTTTTATAAAGCGTTACAAGCGCATGACTAAGCTCCAAGCTGAAATTGCCGATCGCCAAGCCAAGCTCGATCAATACTCCCAGCGCTACTGGCAAGAGTTCCTCAGCCTCATGACCATCCTTCAACACTTCAATGGTCTCAACGGTGTGATTCCCACTGACCTTGGGCAAATTGCCGCTGCCATCCGAGGCGACAACGAACTGTGGCTAGGGCTTGCCCTCGCGTCTGGCGAATTCGATAACCTCGACCCGCATCATTTGGCTACTGCCTGCGCTGCCCTCGTCACCGAAGTCTCTCGTCCCGACATTTGGACGCGCTATGCTCCCTCTCCCGAAACTGAAGCAGCGCTAGCTGGACTACGCGGCACCCGACGGGAGCTATTCAAAATGCAGCGCCGCTACCAAATTGCCTTACCGATTTGGTTGGAAGCCGACTGGTTGGGTTTAGTTGAACAATGGGCGCTGGGCGTGGAGTGGCAAGAGCTTTGTGAACATACCAGTTTGGATGAAGGCGATGTGGTACGAATTCTTCGTCGCACCGTTGATTTTCTGTCGCAGATTCCTCATGTGCCGCATTTGCCTCAGGGGTTGAAGCAAAATGCAAATCGAGCCATTCAGTTGATCGATCGCTTTCCGGTTAATGAGGCGATTGATTGA
- a CDS encoding TlyA family RNA methyltransferase, which produces MTKQRLDTLLVELNLCDSRQRAQRLIQAGEVKVNQQVVDKAGTAVDTAAIIEVKARSPFVSRGGEKLAKALATFEIEVSDRICLDGGISTGGFTDCLLQAGAKQVYGIDVGYGQVAWGIRQDERVVLRERTNLRHLKPEELYQPNQPYPDLGVADVSFISLTKVLPALWQLLQAPREVLLLVKPQFEVGREKIGKKGVVRDVNVQAEAIAQVLRSAQELGWGYCGLTWSPLLGPAGNIEYLLWLKMNYSLPFPDLATVRETTQAAKIALVQDADKDA; this is translated from the coding sequence TTGACCAAACAACGCCTTGATACATTACTCGTCGAACTGAACCTTTGCGATTCTCGCCAACGGGCGCAGCGTCTGATTCAGGCTGGCGAAGTTAAAGTCAACCAACAAGTTGTTGATAAAGCAGGGACGGCAGTAGATACGGCAGCGATCATCGAAGTAAAAGCCCGATCGCCCTTTGTTTCTAGGGGCGGCGAAAAGTTAGCCAAAGCCTTAGCGACCTTTGAGATTGAAGTGAGCGATCGCATTTGTCTGGATGGCGGCATTTCTACAGGAGGCTTTACAGATTGTCTGCTGCAAGCCGGAGCCAAACAGGTCTATGGCATTGATGTAGGCTATGGGCAAGTCGCCTGGGGCATCCGCCAAGATGAACGAGTCGTGCTGCGCGAACGGACTAACCTGCGCCATCTCAAACCTGAAGAGTTATATCAGCCCAATCAGCCTTACCCTGACTTGGGCGTGGCAGATGTGTCGTTTATTTCGTTAACCAAAGTGCTACCTGCCCTATGGCAACTCTTGCAGGCACCGCGCGAGGTGTTGCTGCTGGTGAAACCTCAGTTTGAAGTGGGGCGCGAAAAAATAGGCAAAAAAGGCGTAGTACGCGATGTTAACGTGCAAGCAGAAGCGATCGCCCAAGTTCTGCGATCGGCTCAGGAGCTAGGCTGGGGCTATTGTGGCTTAACCTGGTCGCCCTTATTAGGCCCAGCAGGCAACATTGAATATTTGCTTTGGCTAAAAATGAATTATTCGTTGCCATTTCCTGATCTCGCTACGGTTCGAGAAACGACTCAAGCCGCAAAAATAGCATTGGTTCAAGACGCAGATAAAGACGCTTAA